Proteins from a genomic interval of Musa acuminata AAA Group cultivar baxijiao chromosome BXJ1-9, Cavendish_Baxijiao_AAA, whole genome shotgun sequence:
- the LOC135593771 gene encoding uncharacterized protein LOC135593771 isoform X1 yields MEKTGDPAAPLLPPHYPPPTEPCYGVPAAEAALQEPYFPEPPAYVLLPFYPRRHRRRGRCHCCGSLLSSSALLSSAFLLVILCSAAFFLWPSDPQLTVARLRFDDLRVTPPPFATIDVVLSVDLMVRNPDFFSLDYRSIVVSIGYRGRPLGSVTADGGHVRARGVSHVHTKLDLDGILVLNDAIYLIEDLFRGSLPLDTVTEVQGRMRLFFFDVPVQGNVSCALNVNLENQEVIRQDCYSECSEAMISVIMLD; encoded by the exons ATGGAGAAAACGGGAGATCCCGCGGCTCCGCTCCTTCCGCCTCATTATCCGCCGCCGACGGAGCCGTGTTACGGCGTCCCAGCCGCAGAAGCTGCCCTCCAGGAACCCTACTTCCCGGAACCCCCGGCCTACGTGCTTCTCCCCTTCTAcccccgccgccaccgccgccgcggaCGCTGCCACTGTTGCGGCTCCCTCCTTTCATCCTCCGCCCTCCTCTCATCGGCCTTCCTCCTCGTCATCCTATGTTCCGCCGCCTTCTTCCTCTGGCCCTCCGACCCCCAGCTAACCGTCGCCCGCCTCCGGTTCGACGACCTCCGCGTCACCCCGCCCCCCTTCGCCACCATTGATGTCGTCCTTAGCGTCGACCTCATGGTCCGTAACCCGGACTTTTTCTCTCTCGACTACCGCTCCATCGTGGTCTCGATCGGGTACCGCGGGAGGCCGCTCGGCTCCGTCACGGCTGACGGCGGCCACGTTAGGGCGCGGGGAGTCTCGCACGTCCACACCAAGCTCGATCTCGACGGGATCCTCGTGTTGAATGATGCCATCTATCTGATCgaggatctctttaggggatcactgCCTTTGGACACCGTCACCGAGGTGCAGGGTCGGATGCGGCTGTTCTTCTTCGACGTCCCCGTTCAG GGAAATGTTTCGTGTGCATTGAATGTCAATCTAGAAAACCAGGAAGTCATTCGTCAAGACTGCTACTCTGAG TGCTCCGAGGCCATGATTTCGGTCATCATGTTGGACTGA
- the LOC135593771 gene encoding uncharacterized protein LOC135593771 isoform X2, with protein MEKTGDPAAPLLPPHYPPPTEPCYGVPAAEAALQEPYFPEPPAYVLLPFYPRRHRRRGRCHCCGSLLSSSALLSSAFLLVILCSAAFFLWPSDPQLTVARLRFDDLRVTPPPFATIDVVLSVDLMVRNPDFFSLDYRSIVVSIGYRGRPLGSVTADGGHVRARGVSHVHTKLDLDGILVLNDAIYLIEDLFRGSLPLDTVTEVQGRMRLFFFDVPVQGNVSCALNVNLENQEVIRQDCYSE; from the exons ATGGAGAAAACGGGAGATCCCGCGGCTCCGCTCCTTCCGCCTCATTATCCGCCGCCGACGGAGCCGTGTTACGGCGTCCCAGCCGCAGAAGCTGCCCTCCAGGAACCCTACTTCCCGGAACCCCCGGCCTACGTGCTTCTCCCCTTCTAcccccgccgccaccgccgccgcggaCGCTGCCACTGTTGCGGCTCCCTCCTTTCATCCTCCGCCCTCCTCTCATCGGCCTTCCTCCTCGTCATCCTATGTTCCGCCGCCTTCTTCCTCTGGCCCTCCGACCCCCAGCTAACCGTCGCCCGCCTCCGGTTCGACGACCTCCGCGTCACCCCGCCCCCCTTCGCCACCATTGATGTCGTCCTTAGCGTCGACCTCATGGTCCGTAACCCGGACTTTTTCTCTCTCGACTACCGCTCCATCGTGGTCTCGATCGGGTACCGCGGGAGGCCGCTCGGCTCCGTCACGGCTGACGGCGGCCACGTTAGGGCGCGGGGAGTCTCGCACGTCCACACCAAGCTCGATCTCGACGGGATCCTCGTGTTGAATGATGCCATCTATCTGATCgaggatctctttaggggatcactgCCTTTGGACACCGTCACCGAGGTGCAGGGTCGGATGCGGCTGTTCTTCTTCGACGTCCCCGTTCAG GGAAATGTTTCGTGTGCATTGAATGTCAATCTAGAAAACCAGGAAGTCATTCGTCAAGACTGCTACTCTGAG TGA
- the LOC135593770 gene encoding protein TEEBE-like → MYLRIKHTTQRKALLRRKMGSLQLLLLLSFCIGVLGSLELDGFLANGNFEISPRQDKLNKTVIQGKHSLPHWTIHGLVEYVSGGPQPGGMFFAVPHGVHAVRLGNDASISQNITVKPGSLYALTFSATRTCAQDEVLRVSVPPLSGDLPIQTLYSSTGGDTYAWGFRPGNKTVQVIFHNTGVQEDPACGPLLDAVAIKELFPPMPTHDNLVKNGGFEEGPHVFKNSTTGVLLPPKQEDSTSPLPGWIIESLKAVRFIDAAHYAIPSGQFAIELVAGRESAIAQVIRTASNTTYNLSFVVGDAKNGCHGSMLVEAFAGNGTAKVSFQSQGKGGFKAASLNFTATGSRTRITFYSSYYHTSVSNPGSLCGPLLDQVRVYPLKA, encoded by the exons ATGTACCTCCGGATCAAGCATACAACGCAAAGGAAAG CTTTACTGAGGAGGAAAATGGGTTCCCTGCAGCTTCTCCTGCTTCTCTCCTTCTGCATCGGTGTTCTCGGGTCTCTAGAACTTGATG GGTTCCTTGCCAACGGCAACTTCGAGATCAGCCCAAGGCAGGACAAGCTCAACAAGACGGTCATCCAGGGAAAGCACTCCCTCCCACACTGGACCATCCACGGCCTGGTGGAGTACGTTTCCGGCGGGCCGCAGCCCGGTGGCATGTTCTTCGCGGTGCCTCACGGCGTCCACGCCGTGCGGCTCGGCAACGACGCCTCCATCTCCCAGAACATCACCGTTAAGCCGGGATCCCTCTACGCGCTCACCTTCAGCGCCACCAGAACGTGTGCGCAGGACGAGGTGCTGAGGGTCTCTGTGCCGCCGCTCTCAGGCGACCTCCCCATTCAGACTCTTTACAGCAGCACCGGTGGTGACACCTACGCCTGGGGATTCAGGCCCGGTAACAAGACGGTGCAGGTGATCTTCCACAACACGGGGGTTCAGGAAGATCCGGCGTGCGGGCCGCTCTTGGACGCTGTGGCCATCAAGGAGCTCTTTCCTCCCATGCCGACACATG ACAACTTAGTCAAGAATGGTGGCTTTGAAGAGGGCCCTCATGTGTTCAAGAATTCCACGACCGGCGTCCTCCTCCCCCCCAAGCAGGAAGACAGCACATCTCCCCTCCCTGGCTGGATCATCGAATCCCTTAAGGCCGTCAGGTTTATCGACGCCGCACATTACGCCATCCCGTCCGGCCAGTTCGCCATCGAGCTTGTGGCCGGAAGAGAAAGCGCGATCGCCCAAGTTATCAGGACCGCCAGTAACACCACCTACAACCTGAGCTTCGTGGTAGGCGATGCCAAGAACGGTTGCCATGGATCGATGCTGGTGGAAGCCTTTGCCGGCAATGGGACAGCGAAGGTGTCATTCCAGTCGCAGGGAAAGGGTGGATTCAAAGCTGCAAGCTTGAACTTTACGGCAACCGGGAGCAGGACACGGATCACGTTTTACAGTTCATACTACCACACTAGTGTTAGTAATCCGGGTTCCCTTTGCGGGCCTCTGTTGGATCAAGTTAGAGTTTACCCTCTCAAAGCTTGA
- the LOC103998919 gene encoding probable isoaspartyl peptidase/L-asparaginase 2: protein MWKRREGEAEMGGWAIAVHGGAGVDPKLPEERQEEARRVLRRCLGVGAAGLRAGLPAVDVVEMVVRELETDPVFNSGRGSALTQEGTVEMEASIMDGRGRRCGSVSGLTTVKNPVSLARLVMDRSPHSYLAFHGAEDFAREQGVEVVDNSYFITDENVRMLKLAKEANSIVYDYRVPVPSADTCSASAGLVGATTDGGLQMNGLPISIYAPETVGCVAVDSCGWCAAATSTGGLMNKMSGRIGDSPLIGSGTYACGACAVSCTGEGEAIIRSTLARDVAALMEYKGLGLQEAVDYALKERLDEGKAGLIAVSRNGEVAYGFNTVGMFRGCATEDGFMDVAIW, encoded by the exons ATGTGGAAGAGGCGAGAGGGAGAGGCAGAGATGGGGGGCTGGGCGATTGCCGTGCATGGGGGAGCTGGTGTGGACCCCAAATTGCCGGAGGAACGGCAGGAGGAGGCGCGGCGGGTGCTGAGACGCTGCCTTGGTGTGGGCGCCGCCGGCCTCCGAGCCGGCCTCCCCGCCGTGGACGTGGTGGAGATGGTGGTCCGGGAGCTGGAGACCGACCCGGTGTTTAACTCCGGTCGCGGGTCCGCTCTGACTCAGGAGGGCACCGTGGAGATGGAGGCCAGCATCATGGACGGCCGGGGACGGCGCTGCGGTTCCGTCTCCGGCCTCACCACCGTCAAGAACCCCGTCTCCCTCGCTCGCCTCGTCATGGACAGGTCTCCCCACTCCTACCTCGCTTTCCACGGCGCCGAGGATTTCGCCCGCGAacag GGGGTTGAAGTGGTGGACAATAGCTACTTCATCACTGATGAGAATGTGCGTATGCTGAAGCTGGCAAAGGAAGCAAACAGTATCGTG TACGATTACAGAGTTCCAGTCCCGAGCGCGGACACCTGCAGCGCCAGCGCTGGCCTGGTGGGCGCAACGACAGATGGCGGCCTGCAGATGAACGGCCTCCCGATCAGCATCTACGCGCCGGAGACCGTCGGATGCGTGGCGGTCGACAGCTGTGGGTGGTGCGCCGCCGCGACGTCCACCGGAGGGCTCATGAACAAGATGAGTGGCCGCATCGGGGACTCGCCCTTGATCGGCTCCGGCACCTACGCCTGCGGAGCCTGCGCCGTGTCGTGCACCGGCGAGGGCGAGGCCATCATCCGAAGCACCCTAGCGAGAGATGTGGCAGCGCTGATGGAGTACAAGGGGCTCGGCCTCCAGGAGGCGGTGGACTACGCTCTCAAAGAGAGGCTGGACGAGGGCAAGGCCGGGCTCATCGCCGTGTCGAGGAATGGTGAGGTGGCCTATGGATTCAATACCGTGGGTATGTTTAGAGGATGTGCAACGGAGGATGGGTTTATGGATGTGGCCATATGGTAG